A DNA window from Macadamia integrifolia cultivar HAES 741 chromosome 4, SCU_Mint_v3, whole genome shotgun sequence contains the following coding sequences:
- the LOC122077590 gene encoding probable calcium-binding protein CML46 — MPSKFRHAFISYRYKAQLPPSPTLRLLQTSSSKTSCLVIHLSSPFFFNPFCLSNQFYITMENTEGYSPNLVFAFYLVGFVGFPIFQRIQNSAIRILQFYSGFFQSQLDVVVDTDLNVQPKKKSPNPQRLNKQLSFHEKVDDGKLCRGVEMVMEKLGISCDPDGEKLQEKLGLDGLLHLFEEKDPTFEELKEAFEVFDENRDGYIDAGELQRVLFDLGFVEGLELGDCKRMIAAFDTNEDERIDFNEFEKIMENSFC, encoded by the coding sequence ATGCCTTCCAAGTTCCGCCACGCGTTCATCTCATATAGATATAAAGCCCAACTCCCCCCTTCCCCCACTCTCAGGCTCTTACAAACATCGTCATCCAAGACCAGCTGCCTTGTAATACATCTCTCGTCTCCattcttcttcaaccctttTTGTCTCAGCAATCAATTTTACATTACAATGGAGAATACTGAAGGATACAGTCCAAACCTCGTCTTTGCTTTCTATTTAGTTGGTTTTGTTGGGTTCCCCATCTTTCAAAGAATTCAAAATTCTGCAATCAGAATTCTCCAGTTTTACTCAGGTTTTTTTCAATCCCAACTAGACGTTGTAGTTGATACTGATTTGAATGTTCAACCTAAGAAGAAAAGCCCAAATCCTCAACGTTTGAACAAACAGTTAAGCTTTCATGAGAAGGTAGATGATGGAAAGCTATGCCGAGGAGTAGAGATGGTGATGGAGAAGTTGGGCATCTCTTGTGACCCAGATGGAGAGAAGCTTCAGGAGAAACTGGGTTTGGACGGGCTTTTGCACCTGTTCGAGGAAAAGGACCCTACCTTCGAGGAGCTGAAGGAAGCTTTTGAGGTGTTCGATGAGAACAGAGATGGGTACATTGATGCAGGGGAGCTACAGAGAGTTCTCTTCGacctgggcttcgtggaaggaTTGGAGTTGGGGGACTGCAAGAGGATGATTGCAGCCTTTGACACCAATGAAGATGAAAGGATTGATTTCaatgaatttgagaaaattatGGAGAATAGCTTTTgctga